One Chanodichthys erythropterus isolate Z2021 chromosome 10, ASM2448905v1, whole genome shotgun sequence DNA segment encodes these proteins:
- the timm10b gene encoding mitochondrial import inner membrane translocase subunit Tim10 B has translation MDPDGQLRNLRDFLLVYNRMTEICFQRCTSNFNYRNLTMDEERCADSCAGKLIRTNHRLMGTYVQLMPAMVQKRMQEMESKAAEVAKAEAAAALENPSTAITDTSTVSPSTLGIPATSSPVVGMPLTTTPMLESPQIPSSLNNPSDIKTSSSTIASAFGEMQSEGLVAQSAVISTSSSVPKIGVGPVSSEEDKLNLKPSSVTSTSVLETQSAAGQTPQTPS, from the exons ATGGATCCCGACGGTCAGCTACGAAAT TTGCGGGACTTCCTCCTCGTTTACAATCGCATGACGGAAATCTGCTTCCAGCGATGCACAAGCAATTTCAACTACAGAAATCTGACAATGGATGAG GAGCGCTGTGCAGACAGTTGTGCTGGTAAATTAATCAGGACCAATCACCGTTTAATGGGCACATATGTGCAGTTGATGCCTGCGATGGTGCAGAAGCGGATGCAGGAGATGGAGAGCAAGGCTGCAGAAGTAGCTAAAGCTGAAGCTGCAGCGGCATTAGAAAACCCATCCACTGCCATCACAGACACTTCAACAGTGTCTCCATCAACCCTGGGAATCCCAGCCACATCCTCTCCAGTGGTGGGGATGCCCTTAACCACAACACCAATGCTTGAAAGCCCACAGATACCTTCATCTCTCAATAATCCATCAGATATTAAGACATCATCATCGACAATTGCCTCAGCTTTTGGAGAAATGCAGTCAGAGGGACTAGTAGCACAATCAGCAGTGATCTCAACATCTTCTAGTGTACCTAAAATAGGTGTAGGTCCCGTATCAAGTGAAGAGGATAAACTCAATCTGAAGCCCAGCAGTGTAACATCCACATCAGTCCTTGAAACGCAGTCTGCAGCAGGACAGACGCCTCAAACTCCATCTTGA